A genomic region of Mus musculus strain C57BL/6J chromosome 7, GRCm38.p6 C57BL/6J contains the following coding sequences:
- the Gm10668 gene encoding predicted gene 10668 produces MTEQDLKMMEQDLKACYSIEENFDTNYKMLNTLGEGKFSVVKRAFHVPTSTSVAVKILQNTKEYTSPICREARIMKSLSHPNIIKLFHVVQRRETTYLVMEYASEGELQDRIIKVGSLEESETRRLFAQIVHAVQYCHDHHIVHRDIKASNILIDYRGNAKLCDFGLAAEVIPGQKLAGFCGTLPYCAPELLQAEKYEGPPVDIWSLGVLLFLMVSGNLPFQGRYFVDLKQEIISANFSIPSHVSIDILNVIIELLMINPSRRPTIHQIMRHPMIRGSEACLPPTSTQISQAPQATALSGP; encoded by the coding sequence ATGACGGAGCAGGATCTGAAGATGATGGAGCAGGATCTGAAGGCCTGCTACTCAATTGAAGAGAACTTCGACACTAACTATAAGATGCTGAACACACTGGGTGAAGGAAAATTTTCAGTGGTGAAACGAGCCTTCCATGTCCCCACAAGTACCTCTGTGGCTGTAAAAATTCTCCAAAACACCAAGGAGTACACCTCACCCATCTGCAGGGAAGCCAGGATTATGAAATCACTTAGCCATCCTAACATTATCAAGCTGTTTCATGTGGTCCAGAGAAGAGAGACTACCTACCTGGTGATGGAGTATGCCTCAGAGGGAGAGCTACAAGATCGCATCATCAAAGTGGGGTCTTTAGAGGAGAGCGAGACTCGAAGGCTGTTTGCCCAGATAGTACATGCGGTGCAGTACTGCCATGACCATCACATTGTCCATAGAGACATAAAGGCCAGCAACATCTTGATCGACTACAGGGGAAATGCCAAGCTGTGTGATTTTGGCTTGGCTGCTGAAGTGATTCCTGGACAAAAGCTGGCAGGTTTCTGTGGCACGCTGCCCTACTGTGCCCCGGAACTCTTGCAAGCAGAGAAATATGAGGGCCCCCCTGTAGATATCTGGAGTTTAGGGGTCCTCCTGTTCCTCATGGTATCTGGGAACTTGCCTTTCCAAGGCAGGTATTTTGTGGACTTAAAGCAGGAGATCATCTCTGCAAACTTCAGCATCCCTTCCCATGTTTCCATTGATATTCTCAATGTCATCATTGAACTGCTGATGATCAATCCCAGCAGGAGGCCCACCATCCACCAAATCATGAGGCACCCCATGATCAGGGGCAGTGAGGCATGTTTACCACCTACTTCCACACAGATTTCCCAGGCACCCCAAGCCACAGCATTGTCAGGACCATGA